One window of the Pseudofrankia sp. DC12 genome contains the following:
- the msrA gene encoding peptide-methionine (S)-S-oxide reductase MsrA, translating to MLFGRRAATMVTAEQALPGHERRLYGVPERHAVLGTPIEGPFPAGLAVALFGLGCFWGAERKFWETPGVYSTAVGYAGGFSPNPTYEETCSGLTGHTEAVQVVYDPSQVSYDKLLSVFWESHDPTQGMRQGNDVGSQYRSAIYTCSDEQAAAAARSREAYQQRLTAAGHGEITTELAPAGPFYYAEDYHQQYLHKVPNGYCGLGGTGVSCPVGLAAAEG from the coding sequence ATGCTGTTCGGACGGCGCGCGGCGACCATGGTCACAGCCGAGCAGGCGCTGCCCGGGCACGAGCGGCGGCTCTACGGCGTACCGGAGCGGCACGCGGTGCTCGGCACTCCGATCGAGGGCCCGTTCCCCGCGGGCCTGGCGGTCGCCCTGTTCGGCCTCGGCTGTTTCTGGGGCGCGGAGCGCAAGTTCTGGGAGACCCCGGGCGTCTACTCCACCGCCGTCGGCTACGCCGGCGGCTTCTCGCCGAACCCCACCTACGAGGAGACCTGCTCCGGCCTCACCGGGCACACCGAGGCCGTCCAGGTCGTCTACGACCCGAGCCAGGTCTCCTACGACAAGCTGCTGTCGGTCTTCTGGGAGTCCCACGACCCGACCCAGGGGATGCGCCAGGGCAACGACGTCGGCAGCCAGTACCGCTCGGCGATCTACACCTGCTCCGACGAGCAGGCCGCCGCGGCCGCGCGTAGCCGCGAGGCCTACCAGCAGCGGCTGACGGCCGCCGGCCACGGCGAGATCACCACCGAGCTCGCGCCCGCCGGCCCGTTCTACTACGCCGAGGACTACCACCAGCAGTACCTGCACAAGGTCCCGAACGGCTACTGCGGCCTCGGCGGCACGGGTGTCAGCTGCCCGGTCGGCCTCGCGGCGGCCGAGGGCTGA